A genomic window from Gossypium hirsutum isolate 1008001.06 chromosome D12, Gossypium_hirsutum_v2.1, whole genome shotgun sequence includes:
- the LOC107945465 gene encoding uncharacterized protein isoform X1: MDYDYDVVNALSYHLCLLIFGVLEVGSVTVGSKFGVGVKKDQNDATNKRAKKAPPKTRKPSSRHQNDRFRLRLYFQSPAYACFPQFLKSDSTMGTRKRDLPSALLLCLIFFLLSSFSSFASAQKLSLVVGEFNKTLQLTPGVQVEKSPGLKPGTKVVCERVHVDGLPRFRNLMKFAHSVKLKVSQGNSTLRRPNVEVCFHRNASLGIGMCPQGKWEKVSNRLWAKSMSPFDRKLLDIRMTSSSTQTVEVSIEEEFFQYRIVFLALGIVLWSVAYTLSQSLVFYYGGAIAIGVILVVLIVLFQGMKLLPTGRKSSLAIVIYSSMLGLGSILLRYIPQLVQSILSEMGITEDMYNPLAMFLLGFLVLAGAWLGFWVVRKLVLTEDGSIDISTSYFVAWTIRIVAAIMMLQSSMDPILAVEAFLSGIMLSSVLCKVTRLRFLRRVYKKLFKLAKVIGRNTQIPDLSLDLYSHDEYTYRKPEDSNFLNRRSKHLPLASCNTSLLGTTKTSPSQLSDTDSFPSTFHNTPERRNFSKGEWEKFTRDSTKRAVEELVSSPDFSKWAAANAERITVTPRSSSSSASARSRRWWFLWS; the protein is encoded by the exons ATGGACTATGACTATGATGTTGTGAATGCTTTAAGCTATCATCTATGTCTCTTAATTTTCGGTGTTTTGGAAGTTGGGTCCGTTACAGTGGGTTCTAAGTTTGGTGTTGGAGTGAAAAAAGACCAAAACGACGCTACTAATAAAAGAGCTAAAAAGGCACCACCAAAGACAAGAAAGCCATCGAGCAGACACCAAAACGACCGGTTCCGACTCCGACTGTATTTTCAAAGTCCTGCCTATGCATGCTTTCCTCAATTTCTCAAGTCCGACTCAACAATGGGTACCAGGAAACGGGACCTCCCCTCTGCTTTGCTTCTCTGCCTTATCTTCTTCCTTCTTTCAAGTTTTTCCTCCTTTGCATCTGCCCAGAAACTTTCTTTGG TTGTTGGGGAGTTTAATAAGACGTTGCAGTTAACTCCTGGCGTACAAGTGGAGAAGTCCCCTGGTTTAAAGCCTGGAACTAAAGTTGTTTGCGAAAGAGTTCACGTTGATGGTTTGCCTAGGTTTAGGAATCTCATGAAATTTGCTCATTCAGTCAAGCTGAAGGTTTCACAAGGGAATTCCACCCTACGCAGACCTAATGTTGAAGTTTGCTTCCACAG GAATGCTTCACTTGGGATAGGGATGTGCCCTCAAGGCAAGTGGGAGAAGGTTTCAAACAGATTATGGGCTAAATCGATGTCTCCTTTTGATCGCAAGCTCTTAGATATACGAATGACCAGTTCTTCTACACAGACCGTTGAAGTGTCAATTGAAGAGG AATTTTTCCAATATCGTATAGTTTTTTTAGCACTGGGTATTGTGTTGTGGAGTGTGGCATATACACTAAGCCAATCATTAGTATTTTACTATGGTGGTGCAATTGCAATTGGGGTTATCCTTGTGGTattaatagtcctgtttcag GGAATGAAGCTTCTCCCAACTGGTCGGAAGAGCTCACTTGCTATTGTTATATATTCATCTATG CTTGGTTTGGGATCTATACTTCTCCGCTATATACCACAGTTGGTGCAATCAATACTTTCAGAAATGGGAATCACTGAAGACATGTATAATCCT TTGGCTATGTTTCTCTTGGGCTTTCTTGTTCTGGCTGGAGCTTGGTTGGGTTTCTGGGTTGTTCGCAAACTTGTCCTCACCGAAGATGGATCAATTGACATAAGCACATCTTACTTTGTTGCTTGGACCATCCGGATAGTGGCTGCTATCATGATGCTTCAG AGTTCTATGGATCCCATCCTTGCAGTAGAGGCATTTTTATCTGGAATAATGCTCTCATCAGTTTTGTGTAAAGTCACTCGATTGAGATTCCTGCGCCGTGTGTACAA GAAGCTGTTCAAGTTAGCCAAAGTCATTGGAAGAAACACTCAAATTCCTGATTTATCACTAGATCTATATTCTCATGACGAATATACGTACAGGAAGCCTGAAGACTCTAATTTCCTTAATCGACGGTCTAAGCATTTACCCCTTGCTTCTTGCAATACTTCTCTTCTAG GAACTACCAAGACATCTCCGAGTCAGCTGTCAGATACAGACTCTTTCCCATCCACCTTTCACAACACACCAGAGAGGAGAAATTTTTCTAAAGGTGAGTGGGAGAAGTTCACCAGAGACTCCACAAAAAGGGCTGTCGAAGAACTTGTTTCTTCGCCTGATTTCAGCAAATGGGCAGCCGCAAATGCTGAGAGGATCACTGTAACACCCAGAAGTAGTTCGAGCAGTGCTTCCGCCAGATCTCGCCGTTGGTGGTTTCTTTGGTCATAA
- the LOC107945465 gene encoding uncharacterized protein isoform X2 — protein MGTRKRDLPSALLLCLIFFLLSSFSSFASAQKLSLVVGEFNKTLQLTPGVQVEKSPGLKPGTKVVCERVHVDGLPRFRNLMKFAHSVKLKVSQGNSTLRRPNVEVCFHRNASLGIGMCPQGKWEKVSNRLWAKSMSPFDRKLLDIRMTSSSTQTVEVSIEEEFFQYRIVFLALGIVLWSVAYTLSQSLVFYYGGAIAIGVILVVLIVLFQGMKLLPTGRKSSLAIVIYSSMLGLGSILLRYIPQLVQSILSEMGITEDMYNPLAMFLLGFLVLAGAWLGFWVVRKLVLTEDGSIDISTSYFVAWTIRIVAAIMMLQSSMDPILAVEAFLSGIMLSSVLCKVTRLRFLRRVYKKLFKLAKVIGRNTQIPDLSLDLYSHDEYTYRKPEDSNFLNRRSKHLPLASCNTSLLGTTKTSPSQLSDTDSFPSTFHNTPERRNFSKGEWEKFTRDSTKRAVEELVSSPDFSKWAAANAERITVTPRSSSSSASARSRRWWFLWS, from the exons ATGGGTACCAGGAAACGGGACCTCCCCTCTGCTTTGCTTCTCTGCCTTATCTTCTTCCTTCTTTCAAGTTTTTCCTCCTTTGCATCTGCCCAGAAACTTTCTTTGG TTGTTGGGGAGTTTAATAAGACGTTGCAGTTAACTCCTGGCGTACAAGTGGAGAAGTCCCCTGGTTTAAAGCCTGGAACTAAAGTTGTTTGCGAAAGAGTTCACGTTGATGGTTTGCCTAGGTTTAGGAATCTCATGAAATTTGCTCATTCAGTCAAGCTGAAGGTTTCACAAGGGAATTCCACCCTACGCAGACCTAATGTTGAAGTTTGCTTCCACAG GAATGCTTCACTTGGGATAGGGATGTGCCCTCAAGGCAAGTGGGAGAAGGTTTCAAACAGATTATGGGCTAAATCGATGTCTCCTTTTGATCGCAAGCTCTTAGATATACGAATGACCAGTTCTTCTACACAGACCGTTGAAGTGTCAATTGAAGAGG AATTTTTCCAATATCGTATAGTTTTTTTAGCACTGGGTATTGTGTTGTGGAGTGTGGCATATACACTAAGCCAATCATTAGTATTTTACTATGGTGGTGCAATTGCAATTGGGGTTATCCTTGTGGTattaatagtcctgtttcag GGAATGAAGCTTCTCCCAACTGGTCGGAAGAGCTCACTTGCTATTGTTATATATTCATCTATG CTTGGTTTGGGATCTATACTTCTCCGCTATATACCACAGTTGGTGCAATCAATACTTTCAGAAATGGGAATCACTGAAGACATGTATAATCCT TTGGCTATGTTTCTCTTGGGCTTTCTTGTTCTGGCTGGAGCTTGGTTGGGTTTCTGGGTTGTTCGCAAACTTGTCCTCACCGAAGATGGATCAATTGACATAAGCACATCTTACTTTGTTGCTTGGACCATCCGGATAGTGGCTGCTATCATGATGCTTCAG AGTTCTATGGATCCCATCCTTGCAGTAGAGGCATTTTTATCTGGAATAATGCTCTCATCAGTTTTGTGTAAAGTCACTCGATTGAGATTCCTGCGCCGTGTGTACAA GAAGCTGTTCAAGTTAGCCAAAGTCATTGGAAGAAACACTCAAATTCCTGATTTATCACTAGATCTATATTCTCATGACGAATATACGTACAGGAAGCCTGAAGACTCTAATTTCCTTAATCGACGGTCTAAGCATTTACCCCTTGCTTCTTGCAATACTTCTCTTCTAG GAACTACCAAGACATCTCCGAGTCAGCTGTCAGATACAGACTCTTTCCCATCCACCTTTCACAACACACCAGAGAGGAGAAATTTTTCTAAAGGTGAGTGGGAGAAGTTCACCAGAGACTCCACAAAAAGGGCTGTCGAAGAACTTGTTTCTTCGCCTGATTTCAGCAAATGGGCAGCCGCAAATGCTGAGAGGATCACTGTAACACCCAGAAGTAGTTCGAGCAGTGCTTCCGCCAGATCTCGCCGTTGGTGGTTTCTTTGGTCATAA